Proteins from a genomic interval of Ralstonia wenshanensis:
- a CDS encoding hydroxymethylglutaryl-CoA lyase: MSIPNFVKVVEVGPRDGLQNEKAPVSTDTKVELVNRLSEAGFVNVEAASFVSPKWVPAMADGADVMARIQRRPGTLYSVLTPNMKGFEGAAAAGADEIVIFSAASEAFAQKNINCSIAESIERFVPVAKAAKDAGIRVRGSISCSLGCPYQGEVPVSSVVDVIKRMADLGCDEIDIADTIGVGTAGQVKTVMEAAAATFPIDRLSGHFHDTYGQALANILASLEVGIAIFHASVAGLGGCPYAKGATGNVATEDVLYLLHGLGIRTGIDLDKVVLAGDFISQAIGRPTASRAGRALLLKLQDQIAQACI; this comes from the coding sequence ATGAGCATTCCGAATTTTGTGAAGGTGGTCGAGGTCGGCCCGCGCGATGGTCTTCAGAACGAAAAGGCGCCGGTTTCCACCGACACCAAGGTCGAACTGGTGAACCGTCTGTCCGAGGCGGGCTTCGTGAACGTGGAAGCCGCGTCGTTCGTGTCGCCCAAGTGGGTGCCGGCAATGGCCGATGGCGCCGACGTGATGGCCCGCATCCAGCGCCGGCCGGGCACGCTGTACTCCGTGCTCACGCCCAACATGAAGGGCTTCGAAGGCGCGGCAGCAGCGGGCGCGGATGAGATCGTGATCTTCAGCGCCGCCAGCGAGGCCTTTGCGCAGAAGAACATCAATTGCTCGATTGCGGAGTCGATCGAACGCTTTGTGCCGGTGGCCAAGGCGGCCAAGGATGCGGGCATTCGCGTGCGCGGGTCGATCTCGTGTTCGCTGGGCTGCCCGTATCAGGGCGAGGTGCCGGTGTCGTCGGTGGTGGATGTCATCAAGCGCATGGCCGACCTGGGCTGCGACGAGATCGACATTGCCGACACGATCGGCGTGGGTACCGCCGGGCAGGTGAAAACCGTGATGGAAGCCGCCGCGGCGACGTTCCCGATCGACCGCCTCTCGGGCCATTTCCACGACACGTACGGCCAGGCACTGGCCAACATCCTCGCCAGCCTGGAAGTCGGTATCGCCATCTTCCACGCATCGGTGGCAGGGCTGGGCGGCTGCCCGTATGCCAAGGGCGCGACCGGCAACGTTGCCACCGAAGACGTGCTGTACCTGCTGCACGGCCTGGGCATCCGCACCGGCATCGACCTGGACAAGGTCGTGCTGGCGGGCGACTTCATCTCGCAAGCCATCGGCCGCCCCACGGCGTCACGTGCAGGCCGCGCGCTGCTGCTCAAGCTGCAGGACCAGATCGCCCAGGCCTGCATCTGA
- a CDS encoding 2-hydroxyacid dehydrogenase, whose translation MHIQIYTPDGKPQPWLDGFAQALPEARLSVWEQGAAQDADYAVVWQPPADMLRGRTDLRAVFNLGAGVDAILGLRAQSPDAIPEGLPIVRLDDAGMAAQMGEYVTHAVLRFFRRLDEYERQQQAKMWRFLKPFNRDEFVVGVLGLGVLGTHIAKTLAGFGFPVRGWSRSAKHVDGVDCRAGSDALPGFLAGTRVLVNVLPLTADTENVIDAKLLAQLAPGAFVVNVARGKHLVEDDLLAAVRSGHVAGAALDVFRTEPLPPDHPFWTEPRIHITPHISALTLREVSIAQIARKIRALEAGEPIAGIVDLQRGY comes from the coding sequence ATGCACATCCAGATCTACACGCCCGACGGCAAGCCCCAACCCTGGCTCGATGGTTTTGCGCAGGCACTGCCCGAGGCGCGGCTGTCGGTGTGGGAGCAAGGTGCGGCGCAGGATGCTGACTACGCCGTGGTGTGGCAACCGCCCGCCGATATGCTGCGCGGCCGCACGGATTTGCGCGCGGTGTTCAACCTCGGCGCGGGCGTCGATGCCATCCTGGGCCTGCGCGCACAATCGCCCGACGCCATTCCCGAAGGCCTGCCGATCGTGCGCCTGGACGACGCCGGCATGGCCGCGCAGATGGGCGAATACGTCACGCATGCCGTGCTGCGCTTCTTCCGCCGGCTCGATGAATACGAGCGCCAGCAGCAAGCCAAGATGTGGCGCTTCCTCAAGCCATTCAACCGCGACGAGTTCGTCGTCGGTGTGCTCGGCCTGGGCGTGCTGGGCACGCACATCGCCAAGACGCTGGCAGGCTTCGGCTTTCCGGTGCGCGGCTGGAGCCGCTCCGCCAAGCACGTCGACGGCGTCGATTGCCGGGCCGGTAGCGACGCACTGCCGGGCTTCCTGGCGGGCACGCGCGTGCTGGTGAACGTGCTGCCGCTGACGGCCGACACCGAAAACGTGATCGACGCGAAACTGCTCGCGCAACTCGCACCGGGCGCATTCGTTGTCAACGTGGCGCGCGGCAAGCATCTGGTGGAAGACGACCTGCTGGCCGCCGTGCGCAGCGGGCATGTTGCAGGCGCCGCGCTCGACGTGTTCCGCACCGAGCCGCTGCCGCCCGACCATCCTTTCTGGACCGAACCACGCATCCATATCACGCCGCACATTTCGGCGTTGACGCTGCGCGAGGTCAGCATTGCCCAGATCGCGCGCAAGATCCGCGCGCTGGAAGCGGGCGAGCCGATTGCCGGCATCGTCGATCTGCAACGAGGGTACTGA
- a CDS encoding acetyl/propionyl/methylcrotonyl-CoA carboxylase subunit alpha: protein MITKLLIANRGEIACRVAATCRKLGIRTVAVYSDADANARHVAACDEAIHIGEPAARDSYLRADRILEAARATGAQAVHPGYGFLSENEAFAKACADAGIIFVGPPASAIEAMGSKSAAKALMETAGVPLVPGYHGDNQDAAFLRTQADRIGYPVLIKASAGGGGKGMRVVESGDAFEASLASVKREASSSFGDDRVLIEKYLTRPRHIEIQVFADSFGGAVYLFERDCSVQRRHQKVLEEAPAPGMTLDRRRAMGEAAVAAARAVGYVGAGTVEFIVDEDGTFYFMEMNTRLQVEHPVTEMITGEDLVEWQLRVASGEPLPRTQDELHIHGHALEARIYAENPDRDFLPSIGTLKVLRTPAAVEFTVGAQANGEPAAVRIDAGVREGDAISPYYDPMIAKLIVWGRDRDEALARMLQALGSFHLVGLSSNVAFLRRLVASKPFATADLDTGLIARNHNTLFPAAPDVPQDAIALAVAALLAREARSLRTDTRDPHSPWARGSGWRLNGAAERTLRFSHGDQAVDATLVYGRDGSRLKADGHEAPFTSQRHADTFTVTLGSHKATGQVHLDGDTFHVFTGGAHWTLERHDPLAHAGEADDEGGKLTAPMPGKVIAVLAAPGQTVTKGAPLVVMEAMKMEHTLTAPADGVVESVLYGVGDQVTEGVQLLAFKPAE, encoded by the coding sequence ATGATCACCAAGCTCCTCATCGCCAACCGAGGCGAAATCGCCTGCCGGGTCGCCGCCACCTGCCGCAAGCTCGGCATCCGCACGGTCGCGGTCTACTCCGATGCCGACGCCAACGCCCGCCACGTCGCGGCCTGCGACGAAGCCATCCACATCGGTGAGCCCGCCGCCCGCGACAGCTACCTGCGCGCCGATCGCATCCTCGAAGCCGCACGCGCTACGGGCGCCCAAGCCGTCCACCCCGGCTACGGCTTCCTCTCGGAGAACGAAGCCTTCGCCAAGGCCTGCGCAGACGCCGGCATCATCTTCGTCGGGCCGCCGGCCTCAGCCATCGAAGCGATGGGCAGCAAGAGCGCGGCCAAGGCGCTGATGGAAACGGCGGGCGTGCCGCTCGTGCCCGGCTACCACGGCGACAACCAGGACGCCGCCTTCCTGCGTACGCAGGCCGATCGCATCGGCTACCCCGTCCTCATCAAGGCGAGCGCCGGCGGCGGTGGCAAGGGCATGCGCGTGGTGGAATCGGGCGATGCGTTCGAAGCCTCGCTGGCCTCGGTCAAGCGTGAGGCGTCCTCCAGCTTTGGCGACGACCGCGTGCTGATCGAGAAGTACCTCACGCGGCCGCGCCACATCGAAATCCAGGTGTTTGCCGACAGCTTCGGCGGCGCCGTCTACCTGTTCGAGCGCGACTGCTCCGTGCAGCGCCGCCACCAGAAGGTGCTGGAAGAAGCCCCCGCCCCCGGCATGACGCTGGACCGCCGCCGCGCGATGGGCGAAGCCGCCGTGGCGGCCGCACGCGCCGTGGGCTACGTGGGTGCCGGCACGGTCGAGTTCATCGTCGATGAAGACGGCACGTTCTACTTCATGGAGATGAACACACGCCTGCAGGTCGAGCACCCGGTCACTGAAATGATCACCGGCGAAGACCTCGTCGAATGGCAATTGCGCGTGGCATCCGGCGAGCCGCTGCCGCGCACGCAGGACGAACTGCACATTCACGGTCACGCGCTCGAAGCACGCATCTACGCAGAAAACCCCGACCGCGATTTCCTGCCCTCCATCGGCACGCTGAAGGTGCTGCGTACGCCGGCTGCGGTGGAATTTACCGTGGGCGCGCAAGCCAATGGCGAACCCGCCGCTGTGCGCATCGACGCGGGTGTGCGCGAGGGCGACGCCATCAGCCCTTACTACGACCCGATGATCGCCAAGCTCATCGTCTGGGGCCGTGACCGTGACGAAGCGCTCGCGCGCATGCTGCAGGCACTGGGCAGCTTCCACCTGGTGGGGCTGTCGTCCAACGTGGCCTTCCTGCGCCGCCTTGTCGCATCGAAGCCGTTTGCGACCGCCGATCTGGATACCGGCCTGATCGCCCGCAATCACAACACGCTGTTCCCGGCAGCGCCGGACGTGCCGCAAGACGCCATCGCCCTGGCTGTGGCTGCGCTGCTCGCCCGCGAGGCGCGCAGCCTGCGCACCGACACGCGCGATCCGCATTCGCCGTGGGCACGCGGCAGCGGCTGGCGCCTGAACGGCGCGGCTGAGCGCACGCTGCGCTTCTCGCACGGTGACCAGGCCGTCGACGCCACGCTCGTCTACGGCCGCGACGGCTCGCGGCTGAAAGCAGACGGCCATGAAGCGCCCTTCACTTCGCAGCGCCACGCCGACACCTTCACCGTCACGCTGGGCTCGCACAAGGCGACCGGCCAGGTGCATCTCGACGGCGACACGTTCCACGTCTTCACCGGCGGCGCGCACTGGACGCTCGAGCGTCACGACCCGCTCGCCCATGCTGGCGAAGCCGACGACGAAGGCGGCAAGCTGACCGCGCCGATGCCTGGCAAGGTCATCGCCGTGCTGGCCGCGCCGGGGCAGACCGTCACCAAGGGCGCGCCGCTCGTCGTCATGGAAGCCATGAAGATGGAGCACACGCTCACCGCACCGGCCGACGGCGTCGTCGAATCGGTGCTGTATGGCGTGGGCGATCAGGTGACGGAGGGTGTGCAGTTGCTGGCGTTCAAGCCGGCTGAATGA
- the bioB gene encoding biotin synthase BioB produces MQSTPLNFVPNAAKVPVTPGQAPDARWSREAIEALFALPFNDLLFQAQQVHRANFDANAVQLSTLLSIKTGGCPEDCSYCPQSARYDTGVEAEKLMPIDEVLEAASRAKQNGASRFCMGAAWRNPKPHQLDAVADMVRGVKAMGLETCVTLGMLKQEQAAQLKEAGLDYYNHNLDTAPEFYGEIITTRTYQDRLDTLEHVRDAGINVCCGGIVGLGESVHERAGLIAELANMEPYPDSVPINNLVKVEGTPLAGNEELDPFDFVRTIAVARITMPKAMVRLSAGREAMDDALQALCFMAGANSIFYGEKLLTTDNPEADADRKLLARLGMRVEVQDHMHHESHAGVQSSHCHIDITPAD; encoded by the coding sequence ATGCAATCCACTCCGCTCAACTTCGTTCCGAACGCCGCCAAGGTGCCCGTCACGCCAGGCCAGGCGCCCGACGCGCGCTGGAGCCGCGAAGCCATCGAAGCGCTGTTCGCGCTGCCGTTCAACGACCTGCTGTTCCAGGCACAGCAGGTGCACCGCGCCAACTTTGATGCGAATGCGGTGCAGCTCTCGACGCTGCTGTCCATCAAGACCGGCGGCTGCCCCGAAGATTGCTCGTATTGCCCGCAATCGGCGCGCTACGACACCGGTGTCGAGGCTGAAAAACTGATGCCGATCGACGAAGTGCTGGAAGCCGCATCGCGCGCCAAGCAAAACGGCGCAAGCCGCTTCTGCATGGGCGCCGCGTGGCGCAACCCGAAGCCGCATCAGCTCGACGCCGTGGCCGACATGGTGCGCGGCGTGAAGGCGATGGGACTGGAGACCTGCGTGACGCTCGGCATGCTCAAGCAGGAACAGGCCGCGCAGTTGAAGGAAGCGGGCCTGGATTACTACAACCACAACCTCGACACCGCGCCCGAGTTCTACGGCGAGATCATCACGACGCGCACGTACCAGGACCGGCTCGACACGCTCGAGCATGTGCGTGACGCCGGCATCAACGTGTGCTGCGGCGGCATCGTCGGCTTGGGGGAATCGGTGCACGAGCGTGCGGGCCTGATCGCCGAGCTGGCGAACATGGAGCCGTATCCGGACTCGGTGCCCATCAACAATCTCGTGAAGGTCGAAGGTACGCCGCTGGCGGGCAACGAAGAACTGGATCCGTTTGATTTCGTGCGCACGATTGCCGTGGCGCGCATCACGATGCCCAAGGCGATGGTGCGGCTCTCCGCTGGCCGTGAGGCGATGGACGACGCGCTGCAGGCGCTGTGCTTCATGGCGGGAGCCAACTCGATCTTCTATGGCGAGAAACTGCTGACGACGGATAACCCGGAGGCGGATGCTGACCGCAAGCTGCTGGCGCGGTTGGGGATGCGGGTGGAGGTGCAGGATCACATGCACCATGAATCGCATGCGGGGGTGCAGTCTTCGCATTGTCATATCGACATTACGCCGGCGGACTGA
- a CDS encoding enoyl-CoA hydratase/isomerase family protein — MNAFETLAFAQHGAVATLTLNRPDVRNAFNETVIAELTGAFRALANEPGVRAIVLSGNGPAFCAGADLNWMKKMAGYSDDENRADALRLAEMLRAIYTCPKPVIARVQGDTYAGGVGLVAACDIVVAVDTANFCLSEAKLGLIPATISPYVIRALGEQASRRYFITAERFSAAEAHRLGLVHELVSADALDAKVADITAALVANSPNAVRESKRLVREVSGAAVNDALLADTAERIAAIRASEEGREGVQSFLGKRKPNWLLPA, encoded by the coding sequence ATGAACGCTTTCGAGACCCTCGCCTTCGCCCAGCACGGCGCCGTCGCCACGCTCACGCTGAACCGGCCCGACGTGCGCAACGCCTTCAACGAAACGGTCATCGCCGAGCTGACCGGTGCGTTCCGCGCGCTGGCCAATGAGCCGGGCGTGCGCGCCATCGTCCTGTCGGGCAACGGCCCTGCGTTCTGCGCGGGCGCCGACCTGAACTGGATGAAAAAGATGGCCGGCTACTCCGATGACGAGAACCGCGCCGACGCCCTGCGCCTGGCCGAAATGCTGCGCGCCATCTACACCTGCCCCAAGCCCGTGATCGCGCGCGTGCAGGGCGACACCTATGCCGGCGGCGTCGGCCTGGTCGCCGCGTGCGACATCGTCGTCGCTGTCGACACGGCCAACTTCTGCCTGTCGGAAGCGAAGCTCGGGCTGATCCCGGCCACCATCAGCCCATACGTGATCCGCGCGCTGGGCGAGCAGGCATCGCGCCGCTACTTCATCACTGCCGAGCGTTTCTCCGCCGCAGAGGCGCATCGCCTCGGCCTCGTGCATGAGCTGGTGAGCGCAGACGCCCTCGACGCCAAGGTGGCCGACATCACGGCCGCGCTCGTCGCCAACAGCCCGAACGCCGTGCGCGAGAGCAAGCGGCTCGTGCGCGAGGTGTCTGGTGCTGCGGTCAATGACGCACTGCTGGCCGACACCGCTGAACGCATCGCCGCCATTCGCGCCTCGGAAGAAGGCCGGGAAGGCGTGCAAAGTTTCCTGGGCAAGCGCAAGCCGAACTGGCTGCTGCCGGCCTGA
- a CDS encoding dienelactone hydrolase family protein, translated as MNSITARTWRSALAAVGCALLLAAAHASETAPPGISETIVEVPKSAGIFTLKLETTIYKPAGDGPFPLIVLNHGKARGKAAFQARARYSEQAAALVARGYVVAIPMRQGFSKSGGAYIGSGCNVEANGIIQAEDVVAALDYMTAQPYVDRNRIVVMGQSHGGLTTLAFGTIAYPGVRGLVNFAGGLRNDTCADWEGNLVRAFETYGRQSRYPSLWFYGDNDSYWPKPMPDKMFAAYTSAGGKGRLVDFGNFKSDSHGMFASHAGLAIWLPQVDAFLRELGLPAGPVQAAAPGSNAEASGADDPKSDTNKDPE; from the coding sequence GTGAACAGCATTACCGCGCGAACGTGGCGCAGCGCCTTGGCAGCAGTTGGCTGCGCGCTGCTGCTTGCCGCCGCGCATGCGAGCGAAACGGCGCCGCCGGGCATCAGCGAGACCATCGTGGAAGTGCCCAAGTCTGCGGGCATCTTCACGCTCAAGCTTGAGACGACCATCTACAAGCCGGCCGGCGACGGGCCCTTCCCGCTCATCGTGCTCAATCACGGCAAGGCGCGCGGCAAGGCGGCATTCCAGGCGCGTGCCCGTTACAGCGAGCAGGCTGCGGCGCTGGTGGCGCGCGGCTACGTGGTGGCCATCCCGATGCGGCAGGGGTTTTCCAAATCCGGTGGCGCGTATATCGGCAGCGGCTGCAATGTGGAAGCCAACGGCATCATCCAGGCCGAAGACGTGGTGGCCGCGCTCGACTACATGACCGCGCAGCCGTACGTCGACCGCAACCGCATCGTCGTCATGGGCCAGTCGCATGGCGGCCTGACCACACTAGCCTTTGGCACCATCGCCTACCCCGGCGTACGCGGGCTGGTGAACTTTGCCGGCGGCCTGCGCAACGACACCTGTGCCGACTGGGAAGGCAACCTCGTGCGCGCCTTCGAGACGTACGGCCGCCAGTCACGCTACCCCTCGCTCTGGTTCTATGGCGACAACGACAGCTACTGGCCCAAGCCGATGCCCGACAAGATGTTCGCGGCCTACACCAGTGCCGGCGGCAAAGGTCGGCTGGTGGATTTCGGCAACTTCAAGAGCGACTCGCACGGCATGTTTGCAAGCCATGCAGGGCTTGCCATCTGGCTGCCGCAAGTCGATGCCTTCCTACGTGAGCTCGGTCTGCCGGCAGGCCCGGTTCAAGCGGCGGCCCCCGGCAGCAACGCTGAAGCCTCCGGCGCAGACGACCCCAAGTCCGACACCAACAAGGACCCCGAATGA
- a CDS encoding carboxyl transferase domain-containing protein produces the protein MPTLETKLNPRAEDFKANADAMRALVADLRDKVARIAQGGGEDARAKHLARGKLLPRDRVQQLLDPGTPFLEFSQMAAYGMYDDAAPGAGIITGIGRISGQECVIVCNDATVKGGTYYPMTVKKHLRAQEIAEQNHLPCVYLVDSGGANLPNQDDVFPDRDHFGRIFYNQANLSSKGIPQIAVVMGSCTAGGAYVPAMSDESIIVKEQGTIFLAGPPLVKAATGEVVSAEDLGGADVHTRLSGVADYFANNDSHALAQARSIVAHLNRRKPDQVQIHAPVEPRYAAEELYGVIPTDTRKPFDVREVIARIVDDSAFDEFKARYGTTLVCGFARIWGYPVGIIANNGILFSEAALKGAHFIELCCQRKIPLVFLQNITGFMVGRKYENEGIAKNGAKMVTAVATAQVPKFTVIIGGSFGAGNYGMCGRAYSPRFLWMWPNARISVMGGEQAASVLATVRRDGIEAKGGQWSADEEAAFKAPIRDQYERQGHPYYASARLWDDGVIDPADTRSVLGLGLSASLNAPIGDMNFGVFRM, from the coding sequence ATGCCGACGCTAGAGACCAAGCTGAACCCCCGCGCTGAAGACTTCAAGGCCAACGCCGATGCCATGCGCGCGCTCGTCGCCGACCTGCGCGACAAGGTGGCGCGCATCGCCCAGGGCGGCGGTGAAGACGCCCGCGCCAAGCACCTCGCCCGCGGCAAGCTGCTGCCGCGCGACCGCGTGCAGCAACTGCTCGACCCCGGCACGCCGTTCCTGGAGTTCTCTCAGATGGCCGCGTACGGCATGTATGACGACGCTGCACCGGGCGCCGGCATCATCACCGGCATCGGCCGCATCTCTGGGCAGGAATGCGTGATCGTCTGCAACGACGCCACGGTCAAGGGCGGCACGTATTACCCCATGACGGTGAAGAAGCATCTGCGCGCGCAGGAGATCGCCGAGCAGAACCACCTGCCCTGCGTCTACCTGGTCGACTCGGGCGGCGCCAACCTGCCGAACCAGGATGACGTCTTCCCCGACCGCGATCACTTCGGCCGCATCTTCTACAACCAGGCCAACCTGTCGTCCAAGGGCATTCCGCAGATCGCGGTGGTGATGGGTTCGTGCACAGCCGGCGGCGCGTATGTGCCGGCCATGAGCGACGAATCGATCATCGTCAAGGAACAGGGCACGATCTTCCTGGCGGGCCCGCCGCTGGTGAAGGCGGCCACCGGTGAAGTGGTGAGCGCCGAAGACCTCGGTGGCGCCGATGTGCACACGCGGCTGTCCGGCGTGGCGGATTACTTCGCCAACAACGACTCGCACGCGCTGGCACAAGCGCGCAGCATCGTCGCGCACCTGAACCGCCGCAAGCCGGATCAAGTGCAGATTCATGCGCCAGTCGAACCGCGTTACGCCGCCGAAGAACTCTACGGCGTGATCCCGACCGATACGCGCAAGCCGTTCGACGTGCGTGAAGTCATCGCACGCATCGTCGACGATTCCGCCTTTGACGAATTCAAGGCGCGCTACGGCACGACGCTGGTCTGCGGCTTTGCGCGCATCTGGGGTTACCCGGTCGGCATCATCGCCAACAACGGCATCCTGTTTTCGGAGGCGGCGCTCAAGGGCGCGCACTTCATCGAGCTGTGCTGCCAGCGCAAGATCCCGCTGGTGTTCCTGCAGAACATCACGGGCTTCATGGTCGGCCGCAAGTACGAGAACGAAGGCATCGCCAAGAACGGCGCGAAGATGGTGACGGCGGTGGCGACGGCGCAGGTGCCGAAGTTCACGGTCATCATCGGCGGCTCGTTTGGCGCGGGCAACTACGGCATGTGCGGACGGGCGTATTCGCCGCGCTTCCTTTGGATGTGGCCAAACGCGCGCATCTCGGTGATGGGCGGCGAACAGGCCGCCAGCGTGCTCGCCACCGTGCGCCGCGACGGCATCGAAGCCAAGGGCGGCCAATGGAGCGCGGATGAAGAAGCCGCGTTCAAGGCGCCGATCCGCGATCAGTACGAGCGCCAGGGCCATCCGTACTATGCCAGCGCACGCCTGTGGGACGATGGCGTGATCGACCCCGCCGACACGCGCAGCGTGCTGGGCCTTGGGTTGTCGGCCAGCCTGAACGCACCGATCGGCGACATGAACTTCGGCGTGTTCCGCATGTAA
- a CDS encoding YchJ family protein, protein MPAAQPKPIGPADTCPCGNGPFARCCGPFHAGDAAPATAEQLMRSRYSAYVLGDTAYLRRTWHPSTCPADLETSEADATATRWLGLDVKRHTPQDATHATVEFVARYKVGGRAHRLHETSRFVRLDASGAESAEGRWLYVDGTFPD, encoded by the coding sequence ATGCCTGCCGCACAACCCAAGCCCATCGGGCCGGCCGACACCTGCCCCTGCGGCAACGGCCCCTTTGCGCGCTGCTGCGGCCCCTTCCACGCGGGCGACGCCGCGCCGGCCACGGCCGAGCAACTCATGCGCTCGCGCTACAGCGCTTATGTGCTGGGCGACACGGCGTACCTGCGCCGCACGTGGCATCCGTCCACCTGCCCTGCCGACCTGGAGACGAGCGAGGCAGATGCCACCGCCACGCGCTGGCTCGGCCTGGACGTCAAGCGCCACACGCCGCAAGACGCCACGCATGCGACGGTGGAATTCGTCGCGCGCTACAAGGTGGGCGGCCGCGCGCATCGCCTGCATGAAACGAGCCGCTTCGTCCGCCTGGACGCCAGCGGCGCTGAATCCGCCGAAGGCCGTTGGCTGTACGTTGACGGCACCTTCCCTGACTGA
- a CDS encoding HAD family hydrolase, whose amino-acid sequence MTAVTSPVSNHPRFDAILFDCDGVLVDSEPLVNRLIWEMLTELGINISPEDSIKRFLGKAIREELDAIAEMRGAPLPPNWLSTFHARRNALLEAEVEAVPHIAHAIDVLSRLGLPMAVASGADRTKVELQLNRTGLIEHFQPTDVRIFSATEVARSKPAPDVYLLAASSLGVSPSRCLVIEDSPTGVTAGHAAGMTVLAYAGRNAPGPLIAAGATRTFTDMRELPELLA is encoded by the coding sequence ATGACTGCAGTGACCTCCCCCGTTTCGAACCACCCCCGCTTTGACGCGATCCTCTTCGATTGCGACGGCGTGCTGGTCGACAGCGAACCCCTCGTCAACCGCCTGATCTGGGAGATGCTGACCGAGCTTGGCATCAACATCAGCCCGGAAGATTCCATCAAGCGCTTCCTGGGCAAGGCCATCCGCGAAGAGCTGGATGCCATTGCCGAGATGCGCGGCGCGCCGCTGCCGCCGAACTGGCTGTCCACCTTCCACGCGCGCCGCAACGCGCTGCTCGAAGCCGAGGTGGAGGCCGTGCCGCATATCGCGCACGCCATCGATGTGCTCTCCAGGCTGGGCCTGCCGATGGCCGTGGCCTCGGGCGCCGATCGCACGAAGGTTGAATTGCAGCTCAACCGCACCGGATTGATCGAGCACTTCCAGCCCACGGACGTGCGCATCTTTTCGGCCACCGAAGTCGCGCGCAGTAAGCCCGCGCCCGACGTGTACCTGCTGGCCGCGAGCAGCCTGGGGGTATCGCCGTCGCGTTGCCTGGTGATCGAAGACAGCCCCACGGGCGTCACCGCCGGGCACGCTGCCGGCATGACGGTGCTGGCATACGCCGGCCGCAATGCGCCGGGCCCGCTGATCGCCGCCGGTGCCACCCGCACGTTTACCGACATGCGCGAACTGCCGGAGCTGCTGGCCTGA
- a CDS encoding 2-hydroxychromene-2-carboxylate isomerase: MNGAIDFYFDFSSPYGYFASTRVEELAQRYNRATAWHPILLGVVFKTTGGSPLPQVPLKGDYAWRDFERTARFNGIEYRKPTHFPLPTQYAARATLWVHDHHGGDRAIDFARALYRALFVDDINIGEPAEVMKIADAMGIDGAALNAGASSQQIKDQLKAEIDLAMSRGVFGSPYVIVDGEAFWGFDRFDQIEALLRDGRI; encoded by the coding sequence ATGAACGGGGCCATCGATTTCTACTTCGACTTCTCATCGCCGTACGGCTACTTCGCCAGCACGCGCGTGGAAGAACTCGCCCAGCGGTACAACCGGGCGACGGCATGGCATCCGATCCTGCTGGGGGTCGTGTTCAAAACGACCGGCGGCTCCCCGCTGCCCCAGGTGCCGCTCAAGGGCGATTACGCATGGCGCGATTTCGAGCGCACGGCACGCTTCAACGGCATTGAATACCGCAAGCCGACGCACTTCCCACTGCCCACGCAATACGCAGCGCGCGCCACGCTGTGGGTACACGACCACCACGGCGGCGACCGCGCCATCGACTTTGCGCGTGCGCTTTACCGCGCGCTGTTTGTCGACGACATCAACATTGGCGAACCAGCGGAGGTGATGAAGATTGCCGACGCCATGGGCATCGACGGTGCCGCGCTCAATGCCGGCGCAAGCAGCCAGCAGATCAAGGATCAGCTCAAGGCCGAGATCGACCTGGCCATGTCGCGCGGCGTGTTCGGCTCGCCCTACGTGATCGTCGACGGCGAAGCATTCTGGGGCTTCGACCGCTTTGACCAGATTGAAGCGCTGCTGCGCGACGGACGCATATAA